Sequence from the Paenibacillus riograndensis SBR5 genome:
GACAGACGCCCCTGCCTCCTTCAGCCAGGCCGCCAGCTCAGGAGCAGGATCGCCATGGAGCTGCAGAACAACCGATTTGCCGCGCAGATCCCAGTCTTCCAGCCCCCGAAGCAGCCCGGCTGTGCTCCCGTCATCATCGCGGACTTCAGGCCGGAGTCCCCGCTTCTTCAGCGCATTAACCGTCTTGTAGCCGCGTGCGGCAATTGGCGAAGCCGAGAGAACCTCCAGAAAACGCGCCTCCAGTTCCATCTCCGCCGCCATTTCAAACAGCGCCTCCAGCCCCATCCCTGTCGTCAGTATAGCCAGATCGGGCGGATGGGCTATCCAGGCAGCAATTCCTTCCCGCAGCGCCTGGTTATCCAGAAACACCGTCCCCTGGGCAGGCCGGTGCAGTGCCGTTCCTCCCATGTTCTGCACCAGCTTAGCCATTTCTTCCGCCTTGCGCGGACCGGCCAGGGCGACGGTAATGCCTTGCAATTGCTCTGCCATATCCTTTTTCTCCCCCTCATCAGCCCACAAACTTATTGTTTATCAGTATACTTGCATTGAGCCGAAAAAGAAAAGATGAAAAGCAATTCCCACTTATTTCTCCGACAGCTTGAAACGTCCCACAAGCTCCTGCAGTTCCTCGGCAAGATGGCTCAGATCCGCTGAGGAGGATGCAATCTCCTCTACCGAAGCCAGCTGCTCCCGGGCAGCTGCCGATATCGTCTCCGTATTGCCGGCAGCCTCTTGGGAGATCGCTTGAATCTCATGGATCGCAGCCTCCATGCTGACAGCTTCAGCCGTCAGTGTGCCAACGGCTTCCACCATGGCTTCAATCTTCTCGGCCGCCCCCTTAACCGCTCTGCGGATGCGGGAGAAGGAGCGCCCGGTGGTATCCACCGCCATTATGCCTTCCGACACCTTGCTGCGGGCATCCTCCATCGTCGCCGTTGCCTGCTGCATCTCTGTGTTAATGGA
This genomic interval carries:
- a CDS encoding uroporphyrinogen-III synthase is translated as MAEQLQGITVALAGPRKAEEMAKLVQNMGGTALHRPAQGTVFLDNQALREGIAAWIAHPPDLAILTTGMGLEALFEMAAEMELEARFLEVLSASPIAARGYKTVNALKKRGLRPEVRDDDGSTAGLLRGLEDWDLRGKSVVLQLHGDPAPELAAWLKEAGASVLQVEPYRHTPPEPGALARLYEEIAEGRVDAVAFTSAPQFRFLAQYAREQGKLKELVEAFEHKVLAVSVGRITSESLKEEGITRIVMPEHERMGSMFVELGKYIASRR